Proteins encoded together in one Chrysemys picta bellii isolate R12L10 chromosome 22, ASM1138683v2, whole genome shotgun sequence window:
- the PCBP2 gene encoding poly(rC)-binding protein 2 isoform X14 has protein sequence MDTGVIEGGLNVTLTIRLLMHGKEVGSIIGKKGESVKKMREESGARINISEGNCPERIITLAGPTNAIFKAFAMIIDKLEEDISSSMTNSTAASRPPVTLRLVVPASQCGSLIGKGGCKIKEIRESTGAQVQVAGDMLPNSTERAITIAGIPQSIIECVKQICVVMLESPPKGVTIPYRPKPSSSPVIFAGGQLTKLHQLAMQQSHFPMSHGNTGFSGIESSSPEVKGYWGLDASAQTTSHELTIPNDLIGCIIGRQGAKINEIRQMSGAQIKIANPVEGSTDRQVTITGSAASISLAQYLINVSLESAKPSSQTASVTIPDHLSINLSQPSTPSSSSSSTTTPSLATAGVSDAPSSLPNPLPTAPCVSSLLGMKPVPLLALNVVSAAKGASTTSAMPCVTNKLKTEKQRFSPY, from the exons ATGGACACCGGTGTTATTGAAGGTGGTTTAAATGTCACACTTACCATTCGACTACTTATGCATGGAAAG GAGGTTGGGAGCATCATTGGGAAG AAAGGAGAATCTGTAAAGAAGATGCGCGAAGAG AGTGGTGCCCGCATTAACATCTCAGAAGGGAACTGCCCAGAACGGATCATCACTCTTGCTGGACCAACCAATGCCATCTTCAAAGCATTTGCTATGATCATTGACAAACTGGAAGAG GACATCAGCAGCTCCATGACCAACAGCACAGCTGCCAGTAGGCCTCCTGTCACCCTGAGGCTTGTGGTACCTGCCAGCCAGTGTGGCTCCCTCATTGGAAAAGGAGGCTGCAAGATCAAGGAGATAAGAGAG AGCACAGGGGCGCAGGTCCAGGTGGCAGGAGACATGCTGCCCAACTCGACTGAGAGAGCGATCACCATTGCTGGGATACCACAGTCCATCATCGAGTGCGTCAAACAGATCTGTGTGGTCATGCTGGAG TCTCCCCCGAAGGGTGTTACCATCCCATACCGACCCAAGCCATCCAGCTCTCCGGTCATCTTTGCAGGCGGTCAG CTGACCAAGCTGCACCAGTTGGCAATGCAACAGTCACACTTTCCAATGTCTCATGGCAACACTGGATTCAGTG GCATTGAATCCAGctctccagaggtgaaaggctatTGGG GTTTGGATGCATCTGCTCAAACTACTTCTCACGAACTCACCATTCCAAATGAT TTGATTGGCTGCATCATCGGGCGTCAAGGCGCCAAAATCAATGAGATCCGCCAGATGTCTGGGGCGCAGATCAAAATTGCCAATCCAGTGGAAGGATCTACTGACAGGCAGGTTACCATAACTGGATCTGCAGCCAGCATTAGCCTGGCCCAGTATCTAATTAATGTCAG TTTAGAAAGCGCTAAACCCTCCTCCCAGACAGCCTCCGTCACGATCCCCGATCACCTCAGCATCAACCTCTCTCAACCCTCCaccccttcttcttcttcctcctccaccaccaccccctcgcTTGCGACAGCAGGGGTCTCCGACGCACCCTCCAGCCTCCCCAACCCTCTTCCGACCGCCCCTTGTGTCTCCAGTCTGCTTGGCATGAAACCCGTCCCTCTCCTGGCTCTAAATGTTGTGTCTGCTGCTAAGGGTGCCTCCACCACCTCAGCTATGCCATGTGTTACTAACAAACTGAAAACGGAAAAACAGAGATTCTCTCCTTATTGA
- the PCBP2 gene encoding poly(rC)-binding protein 2 isoform X15, with the protein MDTGVIEGGLNVTLTIRLLMHGKEVGSIIGKKGESVKKMREESGARINISEGNCPERIITLAGPTNAIFKAFAMIIDKLEEDISSSMTNSTAASRPPVTLRLVVPASQCGSLIGKGGCKIKEIRESTGAQVQVAGDMLPNSTERAITIAGIPQSIIECVKQICVVMLESPPKGVTIPYRPKPSSSPVIFAGGQLTKLHQLAMQQSHFPMSHGNTGFSAGLDASAQTTSHELTIPNDLIGCIIGRQGAKINEIRQMSGAQIKIANPVEGSTDRQVTITGSAASISLAQYLINVSLESAKPSSQTASVTIPDHLSINLSQPSTPSSSSSSTTTPSLATAGVSDAPSSLPNPLPTAPCVSSLLGMKPVPLLALNVVSAAKGASTTSAMPCVTNKLKTEKQRFSPY; encoded by the exons ATGGACACCGGTGTTATTGAAGGTGGTTTAAATGTCACACTTACCATTCGACTACTTATGCATGGAAAG GAGGTTGGGAGCATCATTGGGAAG AAAGGAGAATCTGTAAAGAAGATGCGCGAAGAG AGTGGTGCCCGCATTAACATCTCAGAAGGGAACTGCCCAGAACGGATCATCACTCTTGCTGGACCAACCAATGCCATCTTCAAAGCATTTGCTATGATCATTGACAAACTGGAAGAG GACATCAGCAGCTCCATGACCAACAGCACAGCTGCCAGTAGGCCTCCTGTCACCCTGAGGCTTGTGGTACCTGCCAGCCAGTGTGGCTCCCTCATTGGAAAAGGAGGCTGCAAGATCAAGGAGATAAGAGAG AGCACAGGGGCGCAGGTCCAGGTGGCAGGAGACATGCTGCCCAACTCGACTGAGAGAGCGATCACCATTGCTGGGATACCACAGTCCATCATCGAGTGCGTCAAACAGATCTGTGTGGTCATGCTGGAG TCTCCCCCGAAGGGTGTTACCATCCCATACCGACCCAAGCCATCCAGCTCTCCGGTCATCTTTGCAGGCGGTCAG CTGACCAAGCTGCACCAGTTGGCAATGCAACAGTCACACTTTCCAATGTCTCATGGCAACACTGGATTCAGTG CAGGTTTGGATGCATCTGCTCAAACTACTTCTCACGAACTCACCATTCCAAATGAT TTGATTGGCTGCATCATCGGGCGTCAAGGCGCCAAAATCAATGAGATCCGCCAGATGTCTGGGGCGCAGATCAAAATTGCCAATCCAGTGGAAGGATCTACTGACAGGCAGGTTACCATAACTGGATCTGCAGCCAGCATTAGCCTGGCCCAGTATCTAATTAATGTCAG TTTAGAAAGCGCTAAACCCTCCTCCCAGACAGCCTCCGTCACGATCCCCGATCACCTCAGCATCAACCTCTCTCAACCCTCCaccccttcttcttcttcctcctccaccaccaccccctcgcTTGCGACAGCAGGGGTCTCCGACGCACCCTCCAGCCTCCCCAACCCTCTTCCGACCGCCCCTTGTGTCTCCAGTCTGCTTGGCATGAAACCCGTCCCTCTCCTGGCTCTAAATGTTGTGTCTGCTGCTAAGGGTGCCTCCACCACCTCAGCTATGCCATGTGTTACTAACAAACTGAAAACGGAAAAACAGAGATTCTCTCCTTATTGA
- the PCBP2 gene encoding poly(rC)-binding protein 2 isoform X21, with the protein MDTGVIEGGLNVTLTIRLLMHGKEVGSIIGKKGESVKKMREESGARINISEGNCPERIITLAGPTNAIFKAFAMIIDKLEEDISSSMTNSTAASRPPVTLRLVVPASQCGSLIGKGGCKIKEIRESTGAQVQVAGDMLPNSTERAITIAGIPQSIIECVKQICVVMLESPPKGVTIPYRPKPSSSPVIFAGGQDRYSSGSASYPHTAPSMCLNSDLEGPPQELTKLHQLAMQQSHFPMSHGNTGFSGIESSSPEVKGYWAGLDASAQTTSHELTIPNDLIGCIIGRQGAKINEIRQMSGAQIKIANPVEGSTDRQVTITGSAASISLAQYLINVRLSSETGGMGSS; encoded by the exons ATGGACACCGGTGTTATTGAAGGTGGTTTAAATGTCACACTTACCATTCGACTACTTATGCATGGAAAG GAGGTTGGGAGCATCATTGGGAAG AAAGGAGAATCTGTAAAGAAGATGCGCGAAGAG AGTGGTGCCCGCATTAACATCTCAGAAGGGAACTGCCCAGAACGGATCATCACTCTTGCTGGACCAACCAATGCCATCTTCAAAGCATTTGCTATGATCATTGACAAACTGGAAGAG GACATCAGCAGCTCCATGACCAACAGCACAGCTGCCAGTAGGCCTCCTGTCACCCTGAGGCTTGTGGTACCTGCCAGCCAGTGTGGCTCCCTCATTGGAAAAGGAGGCTGCAAGATCAAGGAGATAAGAGAG AGCACAGGGGCGCAGGTCCAGGTGGCAGGAGACATGCTGCCCAACTCGACTGAGAGAGCGATCACCATTGCTGGGATACCACAGTCCATCATCGAGTGCGTCAAACAGATCTGTGTGGTCATGCTGGAG TCTCCCCCGAAGGGTGTTACCATCCCATACCGACCCAAGCCATCCAGCTCTCCGGTCATCTTTGCAGGCGGTCAG GACAGGTACAGCAGCGGCAGTGCAAGCTACCCCCACACCGCCCCATCAATGTGCCTCAACTCTGACCTGGAGGGACCACCTCAAGAG CTGACCAAGCTGCACCAGTTGGCAATGCAACAGTCACACTTTCCAATGTCTCATGGCAACACTGGATTCAGTG GCATTGAATCCAGctctccagaggtgaaaggctatTGGG CAGGTTTGGATGCATCTGCTCAAACTACTTCTCACGAACTCACCATTCCAAATGAT TTGATTGGCTGCATCATCGGGCGTCAAGGCGCCAAAATCAATGAGATCCGCCAGATGTCTGGGGCGCAGATCAAAATTGCCAATCCAGTGGAAGGATCTACTGACAGGCAGGTTACCATAACTGGATCTGCAGCCAGCATTAGCCTGGCCCAGTATCTAATTAATGTCAG GCTTTCTTCGGAGACTGGTGGAATGGGAAGCAGCTAG
- the PCBP2 gene encoding poly(rC)-binding protein 2 isoform X19, protein MDTGVIEGGLNVTLTIRLLMHGKEVGSIIGKKGESVKKMREESGARINISEGNCPERIITLAGPTNAIFKAFAMIIDKLEEDISSSMTNSTAASRPPVTLRLVVPASQCGSLIGKGGCKIKEIRESTGAQVQVAGDMLPNSTERAITIAGIPQSIIECVKQICVVMLESPPKGVTIPYRPKPSSSPVIFAGGQDRYSSGSASYPHTAPSMCLNSDLEGPPQEAYTIQGQYAIPQPDLTKLHQLAMQQSHFPMSHGNTGFSAGLDASAQTTSHELTIPNDLIGCIIGRQGAKINEIRQMSGAQIKIANPVEGSTDRQVTITGSAASISLAQYLINVRLSSETGGMGSS, encoded by the exons ATGGACACCGGTGTTATTGAAGGTGGTTTAAATGTCACACTTACCATTCGACTACTTATGCATGGAAAG GAGGTTGGGAGCATCATTGGGAAG AAAGGAGAATCTGTAAAGAAGATGCGCGAAGAG AGTGGTGCCCGCATTAACATCTCAGAAGGGAACTGCCCAGAACGGATCATCACTCTTGCTGGACCAACCAATGCCATCTTCAAAGCATTTGCTATGATCATTGACAAACTGGAAGAG GACATCAGCAGCTCCATGACCAACAGCACAGCTGCCAGTAGGCCTCCTGTCACCCTGAGGCTTGTGGTACCTGCCAGCCAGTGTGGCTCCCTCATTGGAAAAGGAGGCTGCAAGATCAAGGAGATAAGAGAG AGCACAGGGGCGCAGGTCCAGGTGGCAGGAGACATGCTGCCCAACTCGACTGAGAGAGCGATCACCATTGCTGGGATACCACAGTCCATCATCGAGTGCGTCAAACAGATCTGTGTGGTCATGCTGGAG TCTCCCCCGAAGGGTGTTACCATCCCATACCGACCCAAGCCATCCAGCTCTCCGGTCATCTTTGCAGGCGGTCAG GACAGGTACAGCAGCGGCAGTGCAAGCTACCCCCACACCGCCCCATCAATGTGCCTCAACTCTGACCTGGAGGGACCACCTCAAGAG GCCTATACCATTCAAGGACAGTATGCCATTCCACAGCCAGAT CTGACCAAGCTGCACCAGTTGGCAATGCAACAGTCACACTTTCCAATGTCTCATGGCAACACTGGATTCAGTG CAGGTTTGGATGCATCTGCTCAAACTACTTCTCACGAACTCACCATTCCAAATGAT TTGATTGGCTGCATCATCGGGCGTCAAGGCGCCAAAATCAATGAGATCCGCCAGATGTCTGGGGCGCAGATCAAAATTGCCAATCCAGTGGAAGGATCTACTGACAGGCAGGTTACCATAACTGGATCTGCAGCCAGCATTAGCCTGGCCCAGTATCTAATTAATGTCAG GCTTTCTTCGGAGACTGGTGGAATGGGAAGCAGCTAG
- the PCBP2 gene encoding poly(rC)-binding protein 2 isoform X17, translating to MDTGVIEGGLNVTLTIRLLMHGKEVGSIIGKKGESVKKMREESGARINISEGNCPERIITLAGPTNAIFKAFAMIIDKLEEDISSSMTNSTAASRPPVTLRLVVPASQCGSLIGKGGCKIKEIRESTGAQVQVAGDMLPNSTERAITIAGIPQSIIECVKQICVVMLESPPKGVTIPYRPKPSSSPVIFAGGQDRYSSGSASYPHTAPSMCLNSDLEGPPQEAYTIQGQYAIPQPDLTKLHQLAMQQSHFPMSHGNTGFSGIESSSPEVKGYWAGLDASAQTTSHELTIPNDLIGCIIGRQGAKINEIRQMSGAQIKIANPVEGSTDRQVTITGSAASISLAQYLINVRLSSETGGMGSS from the exons ATGGACACCGGTGTTATTGAAGGTGGTTTAAATGTCACACTTACCATTCGACTACTTATGCATGGAAAG GAGGTTGGGAGCATCATTGGGAAG AAAGGAGAATCTGTAAAGAAGATGCGCGAAGAG AGTGGTGCCCGCATTAACATCTCAGAAGGGAACTGCCCAGAACGGATCATCACTCTTGCTGGACCAACCAATGCCATCTTCAAAGCATTTGCTATGATCATTGACAAACTGGAAGAG GACATCAGCAGCTCCATGACCAACAGCACAGCTGCCAGTAGGCCTCCTGTCACCCTGAGGCTTGTGGTACCTGCCAGCCAGTGTGGCTCCCTCATTGGAAAAGGAGGCTGCAAGATCAAGGAGATAAGAGAG AGCACAGGGGCGCAGGTCCAGGTGGCAGGAGACATGCTGCCCAACTCGACTGAGAGAGCGATCACCATTGCTGGGATACCACAGTCCATCATCGAGTGCGTCAAACAGATCTGTGTGGTCATGCTGGAG TCTCCCCCGAAGGGTGTTACCATCCCATACCGACCCAAGCCATCCAGCTCTCCGGTCATCTTTGCAGGCGGTCAG GACAGGTACAGCAGCGGCAGTGCAAGCTACCCCCACACCGCCCCATCAATGTGCCTCAACTCTGACCTGGAGGGACCACCTCAAGAG GCCTATACCATTCAAGGACAGTATGCCATTCCACAGCCAGAT CTGACCAAGCTGCACCAGTTGGCAATGCAACAGTCACACTTTCCAATGTCTCATGGCAACACTGGATTCAGTG GCATTGAATCCAGctctccagaggtgaaaggctatTGGG CAGGTTTGGATGCATCTGCTCAAACTACTTCTCACGAACTCACCATTCCAAATGAT TTGATTGGCTGCATCATCGGGCGTCAAGGCGCCAAAATCAATGAGATCCGCCAGATGTCTGGGGCGCAGATCAAAATTGCCAATCCAGTGGAAGGATCTACTGACAGGCAGGTTACCATAACTGGATCTGCAGCCAGCATTAGCCTGGCCCAGTATCTAATTAATGTCAG GCTTTCTTCGGAGACTGGTGGAATGGGAAGCAGCTAG
- the PCBP2 gene encoding poly(rC)-binding protein 2 isoform X26, with protein sequence MDTGVIEGGLNVTLTIRLLMHGKEVGSIIGKKGESVKKMREESGARINISEGNCPERIITLAGPTNAIFKAFAMIIDKLEEDISSSMTNSTAASRPPVTLRLVVPASQCGSLIGKGGCKIKEIRESTGAQVQVAGDMLPNSTERAITIAGIPQSIIECVKQICVVMLESPPKGVTIPYRPKPSSSPVIFAGGQAYTIQGQYAIPQPDLTKLHQLAMQQSHFPMSHGNTGFSGIESSSPEVKGYWGLDASAQTTSHELTIPNDLIGCIIGRQGAKINEIRQMSGAQIKIANPVEGSTDRQVTITGSAASISLAQYLINVRLSSETGGMGSS encoded by the exons ATGGACACCGGTGTTATTGAAGGTGGTTTAAATGTCACACTTACCATTCGACTACTTATGCATGGAAAG GAGGTTGGGAGCATCATTGGGAAG AAAGGAGAATCTGTAAAGAAGATGCGCGAAGAG AGTGGTGCCCGCATTAACATCTCAGAAGGGAACTGCCCAGAACGGATCATCACTCTTGCTGGACCAACCAATGCCATCTTCAAAGCATTTGCTATGATCATTGACAAACTGGAAGAG GACATCAGCAGCTCCATGACCAACAGCACAGCTGCCAGTAGGCCTCCTGTCACCCTGAGGCTTGTGGTACCTGCCAGCCAGTGTGGCTCCCTCATTGGAAAAGGAGGCTGCAAGATCAAGGAGATAAGAGAG AGCACAGGGGCGCAGGTCCAGGTGGCAGGAGACATGCTGCCCAACTCGACTGAGAGAGCGATCACCATTGCTGGGATACCACAGTCCATCATCGAGTGCGTCAAACAGATCTGTGTGGTCATGCTGGAG TCTCCCCCGAAGGGTGTTACCATCCCATACCGACCCAAGCCATCCAGCTCTCCGGTCATCTTTGCAGGCGGTCAG GCCTATACCATTCAAGGACAGTATGCCATTCCACAGCCAGAT CTGACCAAGCTGCACCAGTTGGCAATGCAACAGTCACACTTTCCAATGTCTCATGGCAACACTGGATTCAGTG GCATTGAATCCAGctctccagaggtgaaaggctatTGGG GTTTGGATGCATCTGCTCAAACTACTTCTCACGAACTCACCATTCCAAATGAT TTGATTGGCTGCATCATCGGGCGTCAAGGCGCCAAAATCAATGAGATCCGCCAGATGTCTGGGGCGCAGATCAAAATTGCCAATCCAGTGGAAGGATCTACTGACAGGCAGGTTACCATAACTGGATCTGCAGCCAGCATTAGCCTGGCCCAGTATCTAATTAATGTCAG GCTTTCTTCGGAGACTGGTGGAATGGGAAGCAGCTAG
- the PCBP2 gene encoding poly(rC)-binding protein 2 isoform X8 encodes MDTGVIEGGLNVTLTIRLLMHGKEVGSIIGKKGESVKKMREESGARINISEGNCPERIITLAGPTNAIFKAFAMIIDKLEEDISSSMTNSTAASRPPVTLRLVVPASQCGSLIGKGGCKIKEIRESTGAQVQVAGDMLPNSTERAITIAGIPQSIIECVKQICVVMLESPPKGVTIPYRPKPSSSPVIFAGGQDRYSSGSASYPHTAPSMCLNSDLEGPPQELTKLHQLAMQQSHFPMSHGNTGFSGLDASAQTTSHELTIPNDLIGCIIGRQGAKINEIRQMSGAQIKIANPVEGSTDRQVTITGSAASISLAQYLINVSLESAKPSSQTASVTIPDHLSINLSQPSTPSSSSSSTTTPSLATAGVSDAPSSLPNPLPTAPCVSSLLGMKPVPLLALNVVSAAKGASTTSAMPCVTNKLKTEKQRFSPY; translated from the exons ATGGACACCGGTGTTATTGAAGGTGGTTTAAATGTCACACTTACCATTCGACTACTTATGCATGGAAAG GAGGTTGGGAGCATCATTGGGAAG AAAGGAGAATCTGTAAAGAAGATGCGCGAAGAG AGTGGTGCCCGCATTAACATCTCAGAAGGGAACTGCCCAGAACGGATCATCACTCTTGCTGGACCAACCAATGCCATCTTCAAAGCATTTGCTATGATCATTGACAAACTGGAAGAG GACATCAGCAGCTCCATGACCAACAGCACAGCTGCCAGTAGGCCTCCTGTCACCCTGAGGCTTGTGGTACCTGCCAGCCAGTGTGGCTCCCTCATTGGAAAAGGAGGCTGCAAGATCAAGGAGATAAGAGAG AGCACAGGGGCGCAGGTCCAGGTGGCAGGAGACATGCTGCCCAACTCGACTGAGAGAGCGATCACCATTGCTGGGATACCACAGTCCATCATCGAGTGCGTCAAACAGATCTGTGTGGTCATGCTGGAG TCTCCCCCGAAGGGTGTTACCATCCCATACCGACCCAAGCCATCCAGCTCTCCGGTCATCTTTGCAGGCGGTCAG GACAGGTACAGCAGCGGCAGTGCAAGCTACCCCCACACCGCCCCATCAATGTGCCTCAACTCTGACCTGGAGGGACCACCTCAAGAG CTGACCAAGCTGCACCAGTTGGCAATGCAACAGTCACACTTTCCAATGTCTCATGGCAACACTGGATTCAGTG GTTTGGATGCATCTGCTCAAACTACTTCTCACGAACTCACCATTCCAAATGAT TTGATTGGCTGCATCATCGGGCGTCAAGGCGCCAAAATCAATGAGATCCGCCAGATGTCTGGGGCGCAGATCAAAATTGCCAATCCAGTGGAAGGATCTACTGACAGGCAGGTTACCATAACTGGATCTGCAGCCAGCATTAGCCTGGCCCAGTATCTAATTAATGTCAG TTTAGAAAGCGCTAAACCCTCCTCCCAGACAGCCTCCGTCACGATCCCCGATCACCTCAGCATCAACCTCTCTCAACCCTCCaccccttcttcttcttcctcctccaccaccaccccctcgcTTGCGACAGCAGGGGTCTCCGACGCACCCTCCAGCCTCCCCAACCCTCTTCCGACCGCCCCTTGTGTCTCCAGTCTGCTTGGCATGAAACCCGTCCCTCTCCTGGCTCTAAATGTTGTGTCTGCTGCTAAGGGTGCCTCCACCACCTCAGCTATGCCATGTGTTACTAACAAACTGAAAACGGAAAAACAGAGATTCTCTCCTTATTGA
- the PCBP2 gene encoding poly(rC)-binding protein 2 isoform X13: protein MDTGVIEGGLNVTLTIRLLMHGKEVGSIIGKKGESVKKMREESGARINISEGNCPERIITLAGPTNAIFKAFAMIIDKLEEDISSSMTNSTAASRPPVTLRLVVPASQCGSLIGKGGCKIKEIRESTGAQVQVAGDMLPNSTERAITIAGIPQSIIECVKQICVVMLESPPKGVTIPYRPKPSSSPVIFAGGQAYTIQGQYAIPQPDLTKLHQLAMQQSHFPMSHGNTGFSGLDASAQTTSHELTIPNDLIGCIIGRQGAKINEIRQMSGAQIKIANPVEGSTDRQVTITGSAASISLAQYLINVSLESAKPSSQTASVTIPDHLSINLSQPSTPSSSSSSTTTPSLATAGVSDAPSSLPNPLPTAPCVSSLLGMKPVPLLALNVVSAAKGASTTSAMPCVTNKLKTEKQRFSPY, encoded by the exons ATGGACACCGGTGTTATTGAAGGTGGTTTAAATGTCACACTTACCATTCGACTACTTATGCATGGAAAG GAGGTTGGGAGCATCATTGGGAAG AAAGGAGAATCTGTAAAGAAGATGCGCGAAGAG AGTGGTGCCCGCATTAACATCTCAGAAGGGAACTGCCCAGAACGGATCATCACTCTTGCTGGACCAACCAATGCCATCTTCAAAGCATTTGCTATGATCATTGACAAACTGGAAGAG GACATCAGCAGCTCCATGACCAACAGCACAGCTGCCAGTAGGCCTCCTGTCACCCTGAGGCTTGTGGTACCTGCCAGCCAGTGTGGCTCCCTCATTGGAAAAGGAGGCTGCAAGATCAAGGAGATAAGAGAG AGCACAGGGGCGCAGGTCCAGGTGGCAGGAGACATGCTGCCCAACTCGACTGAGAGAGCGATCACCATTGCTGGGATACCACAGTCCATCATCGAGTGCGTCAAACAGATCTGTGTGGTCATGCTGGAG TCTCCCCCGAAGGGTGTTACCATCCCATACCGACCCAAGCCATCCAGCTCTCCGGTCATCTTTGCAGGCGGTCAG GCCTATACCATTCAAGGACAGTATGCCATTCCACAGCCAGAT CTGACCAAGCTGCACCAGTTGGCAATGCAACAGTCACACTTTCCAATGTCTCATGGCAACACTGGATTCAGTG GTTTGGATGCATCTGCTCAAACTACTTCTCACGAACTCACCATTCCAAATGAT TTGATTGGCTGCATCATCGGGCGTCAAGGCGCCAAAATCAATGAGATCCGCCAGATGTCTGGGGCGCAGATCAAAATTGCCAATCCAGTGGAAGGATCTACTGACAGGCAGGTTACCATAACTGGATCTGCAGCCAGCATTAGCCTGGCCCAGTATCTAATTAATGTCAG TTTAGAAAGCGCTAAACCCTCCTCCCAGACAGCCTCCGTCACGATCCCCGATCACCTCAGCATCAACCTCTCTCAACCCTCCaccccttcttcttcttcctcctccaccaccaccccctcgcTTGCGACAGCAGGGGTCTCCGACGCACCCTCCAGCCTCCCCAACCCTCTTCCGACCGCCCCTTGTGTCTCCAGTCTGCTTGGCATGAAACCCGTCCCTCTCCTGGCTCTAAATGTTGTGTCTGCTGCTAAGGGTGCCTCCACCACCTCAGCTATGCCATGTGTTACTAACAAACTGAAAACGGAAAAACAGAGATTCTCTCCTTATTGA
- the PCBP2 gene encoding poly(rC)-binding protein 2 isoform X12, which produces MDTGVIEGGLNVTLTIRLLMHGKEVGSIIGKKGESVKKMREESGARINISEGNCPERIITLAGPTNAIFKAFAMIIDKLEEDISSSMTNSTAASRPPVTLRLVVPASQCGSLIGKGGCKIKEIRESTGAQVQVAGDMLPNSTERAITIAGIPQSIIECVKQICVVMLESPPKGVTIPYRPKPSSSPVIFAGGQLTKLHQLAMQQSHFPMSHGNTGFSGIESSSPEVKGYWAGLDASAQTTSHELTIPNDLIGCIIGRQGAKINEIRQMSGAQIKIANPVEGSTDRQVTITGSAASISLAQYLINVSLESAKPSSQTASVTIPDHLSINLSQPSTPSSSSSSTTTPSLATAGVSDAPSSLPNPLPTAPCVSSLLGMKPVPLLALNVVSAAKGASTTSAMPCVTNKLKTEKQRFSPY; this is translated from the exons ATGGACACCGGTGTTATTGAAGGTGGTTTAAATGTCACACTTACCATTCGACTACTTATGCATGGAAAG GAGGTTGGGAGCATCATTGGGAAG AAAGGAGAATCTGTAAAGAAGATGCGCGAAGAG AGTGGTGCCCGCATTAACATCTCAGAAGGGAACTGCCCAGAACGGATCATCACTCTTGCTGGACCAACCAATGCCATCTTCAAAGCATTTGCTATGATCATTGACAAACTGGAAGAG GACATCAGCAGCTCCATGACCAACAGCACAGCTGCCAGTAGGCCTCCTGTCACCCTGAGGCTTGTGGTACCTGCCAGCCAGTGTGGCTCCCTCATTGGAAAAGGAGGCTGCAAGATCAAGGAGATAAGAGAG AGCACAGGGGCGCAGGTCCAGGTGGCAGGAGACATGCTGCCCAACTCGACTGAGAGAGCGATCACCATTGCTGGGATACCACAGTCCATCATCGAGTGCGTCAAACAGATCTGTGTGGTCATGCTGGAG TCTCCCCCGAAGGGTGTTACCATCCCATACCGACCCAAGCCATCCAGCTCTCCGGTCATCTTTGCAGGCGGTCAG CTGACCAAGCTGCACCAGTTGGCAATGCAACAGTCACACTTTCCAATGTCTCATGGCAACACTGGATTCAGTG GCATTGAATCCAGctctccagaggtgaaaggctatTGGG CAGGTTTGGATGCATCTGCTCAAACTACTTCTCACGAACTCACCATTCCAAATGAT TTGATTGGCTGCATCATCGGGCGTCAAGGCGCCAAAATCAATGAGATCCGCCAGATGTCTGGGGCGCAGATCAAAATTGCCAATCCAGTGGAAGGATCTACTGACAGGCAGGTTACCATAACTGGATCTGCAGCCAGCATTAGCCTGGCCCAGTATCTAATTAATGTCAG TTTAGAAAGCGCTAAACCCTCCTCCCAGACAGCCTCCGTCACGATCCCCGATCACCTCAGCATCAACCTCTCTCAACCCTCCaccccttcttcttcttcctcctccaccaccaccccctcgcTTGCGACAGCAGGGGTCTCCGACGCACCCTCCAGCCTCCCCAACCCTCTTCCGACCGCCCCTTGTGTCTCCAGTCTGCTTGGCATGAAACCCGTCCCTCTCCTGGCTCTAAATGTTGTGTCTGCTGCTAAGGGTGCCTCCACCACCTCAGCTATGCCATGTGTTACTAACAAACTGAAAACGGAAAAACAGAGATTCTCTCCTTATTGA